In a genomic window of Paramicrobacterium chengjingii:
- a CDS encoding peptidylprolyl isomerase gives MAPSKYDEKKARLERNRLRAFQARQSVHDHRRKRRIRDNWIAGILVVLVAVGASFAQVFYFSEGPGNPEAGATPSPTASASQYSKPDASLAEDREWTGQMTINDIPLGITLDGAAAPMGVSNLVYLSQEGFYKGLSCHRLTTTEGFGVLQCGDPNGDGSGGPGYSWGPIENAPKDDFYPAGTIAMARQGNNGDSMGSQFFIVYEDTTIPSDEAGGYTVLGSITSGLDELKKAVVDEGTGDGSADGPPAVDTVINGITVK, from the coding sequence GTGGCCCCTAGCAAATACGACGAGAAGAAGGCGCGGCTCGAGCGCAACCGACTCCGAGCCTTCCAAGCACGGCAGAGCGTGCACGATCACCGCCGTAAGCGTCGCATTCGCGACAACTGGATCGCGGGAATCCTCGTGGTGCTTGTGGCCGTCGGCGCGAGCTTCGCGCAAGTCTTCTACTTCTCGGAGGGTCCAGGCAATCCCGAGGCGGGCGCCACGCCGTCGCCGACAGCATCCGCCTCGCAGTATTCGAAACCGGATGCGTCACTCGCCGAAGACCGCGAGTGGACGGGCCAGATGACGATCAACGACATTCCTCTGGGAATCACTCTTGACGGCGCTGCCGCTCCGATGGGGGTGTCGAACCTCGTCTACCTGAGCCAGGAAGGGTTCTATAAGGGACTCAGCTGCCACCGATTGACCACCACCGAAGGATTCGGTGTGCTGCAGTGCGGTGACCCTAACGGCGACGGCAGCGGTGGACCAGGATACTCATGGGGGCCGATCGAGAATGCTCCGAAAGATGACTTCTACCCCGCCGGTACGATTGCAATGGCCCGACAGGGCAACAACGGCGACAGCATGGGGAGTCAGTTCTTCATCGTCTACGAGGACACCACCATCCCCTCTGACGAGGCTGGTGGCTACACTGTGCTCGGCTCGATCACCAGCGGACTCGACGAACTGAAGAAGGCTGTTGTCGACGAGGGCACTGGGGACGGATCGGCCGACGGTCCGCCCGCCGTCGACACTGTCATCAACGGCATAACGGTTAAGTAG
- a CDS encoding DUF349 domain-containing protein — translation MAETQEQPWGRADETGTVFVREGDEWREVGQFPDGTPDEALAYFERKFTDLAGQVNLLEQRAKRGAPAKDIAKAVENLTENLREPSAVGDIESLRSRVAALDTTVDELNEQQQAQAEEAQKDAIAQRETIVTEIEALAAIDPSRVQWKQMTGQVNDLFAQWQSHQQDGPRLPKAQANALWKRFRTARSTIEQERRAFFADLDAQHRDVKARKQELIEQAQALVPRGIDGVPGYRRLLDDWKRAGRAGKKQDDALWARFKAAGDEIYAAKAAVDARDDAEYRENYEKKLELLEEAEPLLSEKDLDKAKSQLLSVQRRWEEIGRVPRDKVKTVEDRLRRVEQSVRKLDDEHWRKNNPETKARTEGLASQLHDSIAKLESELADAETKGDRKRIDEANEALRTQRQWLNAIG, via the coding sequence GTGGCAGAGACACAAGAACAACCGTGGGGTCGCGCAGACGAGACTGGAACGGTGTTCGTCCGCGAAGGCGACGAGTGGCGTGAAGTCGGTCAGTTTCCCGACGGAACGCCAGACGAAGCACTCGCGTATTTTGAGCGCAAGTTCACCGATCTTGCCGGTCAGGTGAACTTGCTCGAACAACGAGCAAAGCGCGGAGCTCCAGCGAAAGACATCGCCAAGGCCGTAGAAAACCTGACAGAGAACTTGCGGGAGCCAAGCGCCGTTGGCGATATCGAATCGCTGCGCTCGCGGGTCGCCGCACTCGATACGACGGTCGACGAGCTGAACGAACAGCAGCAGGCACAGGCGGAAGAAGCTCAGAAAGATGCCATCGCCCAGCGCGAGACCATCGTCACCGAGATCGAGGCTCTCGCCGCGATCGACCCTTCACGTGTTCAGTGGAAGCAGATGACCGGGCAGGTGAACGACCTTTTCGCCCAATGGCAGTCGCACCAGCAGGATGGCCCTCGCCTGCCGAAGGCACAGGCAAATGCGCTGTGGAAGAGATTCCGCACAGCTCGCAGCACGATCGAACAGGAACGCCGCGCATTTTTTGCGGATCTCGATGCGCAGCACCGCGATGTGAAGGCGCGCAAACAGGAGCTGATCGAGCAGGCCCAGGCGCTTGTGCCGCGCGGAATCGACGGAGTACCGGGGTATCGGAGATTGCTTGACGACTGGAAACGTGCAGGTCGAGCCGGTAAGAAGCAGGACGATGCACTCTGGGCTCGGTTCAAGGCGGCCGGCGATGAGATTTATGCGGCCAAGGCTGCGGTTGACGCGCGTGACGATGCCGAGTATCGGGAGAACTACGAGAAGAAGCTCGAGCTGCTCGAGGAAGCCGAGCCGCTGCTCTCAGAGAAAGACCTCGACAAGGCGAAGTCTCAGCTGCTCAGCGTTCAGCGTCGTTGGGAAGAGATCGGTCGGGTTCCTCGCGACAAGGTAAAGACCGTGGAAGATCGGCTGCGTCGCGTCGAGCAGTCTGTGCGAAAGCTCGACGACGAGCACTGGCGAAAGAACAATCCAGAGACGAAGGCTCGTACCGAGGGATTGGCTTCCCAGCTTCACGACTCCATCGCGAAGTTGGAGTCTGAGCTCGCGGATGCCGAGACGAAGGGCGACCGAAAGCGCATCGACGAGGCAAACGAAGCGTTGCGCACTCAGCGGCAGTGGCTTAACGCGATCGGCTGA
- a CDS encoding RelA/SpoT family protein, with protein MTESTSTQSASLRRLVPRIFSRAQPVGAVDRLIRTVRMHQPKADVSVIERAYTVAEKAHREQKRRSGEPYITHPVAVAQILADLGIGSKTIAAALLHDTVEDTEYTLDELRADFGDEIAMLVDGVTKLDKVKYGEAAQAETVRKMIVAMSKDIRVLIIKLADRLHNARTWGFMPPEKAAKKATETLEIYAPLAHRLGIQAIKWELEDLSFAVLQPKIYAEIESLVKQRTPQREHFIQMVIDAINDDLKAQKIRGKVVGRPKQYYSIYQKMIVRGRDFDDIYDLVGIRVLVNSVRDCYAVLGAIHARWTPIPGRFKDYIATPKFNLYQSLHTTVIGPEGKSVEIQIRTHEMHQHAEYGVAAHWKYKERMNGGKASGPSSDTDLAWLAHISDWQAETADPSEFLDSLRFEIGAKEVYVFTPKGRVIGLPSGATPVDFAYAVHTEVGHRTMGARVNGRLVPLETALGSGDVVEVFTSKNPDSGPSQDWLGFVKSPRARSKIRQWFTKERRDEAIEQGKDAIARAFRKQNLPLQQLDSLNEVVSQLHYNDVSALYAAVGEGHVSTQSVLEKVAAIVQGDAESEHTVVDMPVRGRPRSRAANSESGVLVRGAPDILVKLAKCCTPVPGDEIVGFITRGSGVSVHRSDCHNVQSLEQEPERMIDVEWAPTSKGLFLVNIQVEALDRAALLSDITQVLSEHHVNILSATVTTSNARLAISRFVFEMGDTTHLERVLNAVRRVDAVYDVYRVNGG; from the coding sequence ATGACAGAATCCACGTCGACGCAATCCGCTTCTCTGCGGAGGCTCGTGCCACGCATTTTTTCCCGAGCCCAGCCTGTCGGCGCTGTCGATCGACTCATCCGCACTGTCCGCATGCACCAGCCGAAGGCGGACGTCTCCGTCATCGAACGTGCATACACCGTCGCAGAAAAGGCACACCGAGAGCAGAAGAGGCGAAGTGGCGAGCCGTACATCACGCACCCGGTGGCGGTCGCCCAGATTCTCGCCGATCTCGGAATCGGTTCGAAAACGATCGCCGCTGCGCTGCTGCACGACACTGTAGAAGATACGGAATACACGCTCGATGAGCTGAGAGCCGATTTCGGCGACGAGATCGCCATGCTCGTCGATGGCGTCACGAAACTCGACAAAGTCAAGTACGGCGAGGCCGCCCAGGCCGAGACCGTTCGCAAGATGATCGTTGCAATGTCGAAAGACATTCGTGTGCTGATCATCAAGCTCGCAGATCGTCTGCATAATGCGCGAACCTGGGGCTTCATGCCTCCGGAGAAGGCAGCAAAGAAGGCGACGGAGACTCTCGAGATCTACGCTCCTCTCGCGCACCGGCTCGGTATCCAGGCCATCAAATGGGAACTTGAAGACCTCTCATTCGCCGTGCTCCAGCCTAAGATCTATGCCGAGATCGAGAGCCTTGTCAAGCAACGGACTCCTCAGCGCGAGCACTTCATTCAAATGGTCATCGATGCGATCAATGACGATCTCAAGGCCCAGAAGATTCGCGGCAAGGTCGTTGGCCGGCCGAAGCAGTATTACTCGATTTACCAGAAGATGATCGTGCGGGGTCGCGATTTCGATGACATCTACGACCTCGTCGGAATCCGCGTGCTCGTCAACTCCGTGCGCGACTGCTATGCGGTGCTCGGCGCGATCCACGCCCGTTGGACGCCGATTCCCGGGCGGTTCAAAGACTACATCGCCACTCCCAAGTTCAATCTGTATCAGTCACTGCACACGACAGTCATCGGCCCCGAGGGAAAGTCTGTCGAGATTCAGATTCGCACGCACGAAATGCATCAGCATGCAGAATATGGTGTTGCCGCTCATTGGAAATACAAGGAACGGATGAATGGTGGGAAGGCGTCGGGTCCGTCGTCCGACACTGATCTCGCCTGGCTCGCCCACATTTCTGATTGGCAGGCTGAGACGGCTGATCCGAGCGAGTTTCTCGATTCTCTGCGTTTCGAGATCGGTGCCAAGGAAGTGTATGTGTTTACGCCGAAGGGCCGCGTGATCGGGCTTCCTTCGGGCGCTACACCCGTCGACTTCGCCTATGCGGTGCACACGGAGGTCGGGCACCGCACCATGGGCGCCCGCGTCAATGGACGTCTCGTTCCGTTGGAAACCGCCTTGGGGAGCGGAGACGTGGTTGAGGTCTTTACCTCGAAGAACCCCGATTCGGGTCCCAGCCAGGATTGGCTCGGGTTCGTCAAGAGTCCCCGCGCGCGGAGCAAGATTCGACAGTGGTTCACCAAGGAGCGCAGAGACGAAGCGATCGAACAAGGTAAGGATGCCATTGCGCGCGCTTTCCGAAAGCAAAACCTTCCGCTGCAGCAGCTGGACTCGCTTAACGAAGTAGTCTCGCAACTCCACTACAACGACGTCTCGGCGTTGTACGCCGCCGTCGGTGAGGGCCACGTGTCCACGCAATCGGTGCTTGAGAAGGTCGCCGCAATTGTCCAGGGTGACGCGGAGTCTGAGCACACGGTCGTCGACATGCCGGTGCGCGGACGCCCCCGAAGTCGCGCTGCGAACAGCGAATCGGGAGTTCTCGTTCGGGGCGCACCCGATATTCTCGTCAAGCTTGCAAAATGCTGCACTCCGGTTCCAGGGGATGAGATCGTCGGCTTCATCACCCGCGGCTCCGGGGTCTCGGTGCATCGTTCTGACTGTCACAATGTTCAATCACTTGAGCAGGAGCCTGAACGCATGATCGATGTCGAGTGGGCGCCGACATCGAAAGGATTGTTCCTCGTGAACATCCAAGTGGAAGCACTCGATCGGGCTGCGTTGCTCTCCGATATTACGCAGGTGCTCAGCGAACATCACGTGAATATTCTTTCGGCTACGGTGACGACGTCGAACGCACGACTGGCCATCAGTCGGTTTGTTTTCGAGATGGGTGACACCACTCATCTCGAACGCGTGCTGAACGCTGTACGACGTGTAGACGCCGTGTACGACGTCTATCGGGTCAACGGAGGCTGA
- the secF gene encoding protein translocase subunit SecF, protein MASFVRFGNDLYTGKRSVNFVGNRRVWFTIAALLVIASILTPILKGGFNFGIEFTGGSQFSISGAKSTEQQLATDAVAGVVPDAVTRVVIVGDDGVRVQTDQLTADETHTITQTLAEAYGVDASDVNTNFIGATWGSDVTKMSLTALVIFLVLSFIIMALYFRTWKMSAAAIFTLADVLVITLGVYAASGFEVTPAAVIGFLTILGYSLYDTVVVFDKIRENTHEDGEDSPRTFSESVNLAVNQTLVRSINTSVVAALPVAAILIIGDFLLGAETLRDISLSLFVGIIVATYSTIFVGAPLYALFRQNEPEIKKRDARVLAARERASKAEPVK, encoded by the coding sequence ATGGCCAGCTTCGTTCGTTTCGGAAACGACCTTTACACAGGCAAGCGCTCCGTCAACTTCGTCGGCAACCGCCGCGTGTGGTTCACGATCGCCGCGCTCCTCGTGATCGCATCTATCCTCACGCCGATTCTCAAGGGCGGTTTCAACTTCGGCATTGAGTTCACCGGCGGTTCCCAGTTCTCGATTTCGGGAGCGAAGAGCACCGAGCAGCAACTCGCAACGGATGCTGTCGCCGGCGTCGTACCCGACGCCGTCACACGCGTTGTGATTGTGGGCGACGACGGAGTTCGAGTTCAGACGGACCAGCTGACGGCGGATGAGACACACACAATCACGCAGACGCTGGCGGAGGCCTATGGGGTTGACGCGTCTGACGTGAACACCAACTTCATTGGGGCGACATGGGGCAGTGACGTGACGAAGATGTCGTTGACAGCACTTGTGATCTTTCTCGTTCTGTCATTCATCATCATGGCTCTGTATTTCAGAACCTGGAAAATGTCGGCGGCAGCAATCTTCACACTGGCTGATGTGCTTGTGATCACGCTCGGCGTCTACGCAGCATCAGGGTTCGAGGTCACGCCCGCAGCGGTAATCGGGTTTCTGACGATTCTGGGATATTCGCTCTATGACACCGTTGTCGTCTTTGACAAGATTCGAGAGAATACGCATGAAGATGGCGAGGATTCCCCTCGAACGTTCTCTGAATCGGTGAACCTCGCAGTGAACCAGACTCTTGTGCGTTCGATTAACACCTCGGTGGTCGCCGCTCTGCCGGTAGCCGCGATTCTCATCATCGGTGATTTCCTCTTAGGCGCAGAGACCCTCCGGGATATCTCGCTTTCGCTTTTCGTTGGAATCATCGTCGCCACGTATTCGACGATTTTCGTCGGAGCTCCGCTCTACGCGCTGTTCCGCCAAAACGAGCCAGAGATCAAGAAGCGGGATGCACGCGTGCTCGCAGCGCGCGAGCGGGCGTCGAAGGCCGAGCCGGTCAAATAG
- the secD gene encoding protein translocase subunit SecD, translating into MSPRSTPTRKATRSLSWLGFLVLVLIAVLTGGVLWGGASFIPKLALDLEGGTQIILEAQVSDSSDVSQEQLDQAVSIIRQRVNASGVTEAEVTTEGGRNIVVAIPGVADQETRDRVTSTAKLSFRPVLVAGEPSNEFVGEDGQATPYPSPEATVPNEPTAAPTDASDNSWITPRLQQEYQAFDCDAERGEAADAPDDQPIIACETDGTVKYILGPVEVEGANISDASAGMGQTQTGATTGQWVVNLEFDGTGTKAFANVTSRLTGAESPKNQFAIVLDGEVISAPRSQAVISDGKAQISGNFTEDTSKALADQLKYGALPINFTELSSNQISATLGSAQLEIGMITGLIGLLLVVIYTLFQYRLLGFVTILSLVIAAALTYLVIAILGWREGYRLSLAGIAGLIVAIGFTVDSFIVYFERIRDELRDGRGLESAVEAGWKRAARTIYSAKGINLLAAVVLYVLAVGNVRGFAFTLGVTTLIDVLVVVIFTHPMLQLLAQTRFFSSGHPLSGLDPEALGAVYRGRAQFRSPVSAKRSKIASSSKEAQKRQTIAERKKAELTSTGSAKNDEKDS; encoded by the coding sequence GTGTCTCCACGCTCCACACCTACCCGAAAGGCGACCCGCTCGCTTTCGTGGCTGGGATTCCTCGTCCTTGTCCTGATCGCGGTTCTCACCGGTGGCGTTCTCTGGGGCGGAGCCAGCTTCATCCCGAAGCTCGCTCTTGACCTTGAGGGCGGGACGCAGATCATTCTCGAGGCACAGGTCTCCGATAGCTCTGACGTCTCGCAGGAGCAGCTCGACCAAGCGGTTTCAATCATCCGCCAGCGTGTAAACGCCTCGGGTGTCACGGAAGCCGAAGTCACAACGGAGGGCGGTCGCAATATTGTCGTCGCTATCCCCGGTGTTGCCGATCAGGAGACACGTGACCGCGTCACATCCACGGCAAAGCTCTCGTTCCGGCCTGTACTCGTCGCAGGCGAGCCGTCGAACGAATTCGTCGGAGAAGACGGGCAGGCCACGCCGTATCCGTCTCCAGAAGCGACGGTTCCCAACGAGCCGACTGCCGCACCAACCGACGCCAGCGACAACAGTTGGATCACGCCGCGCCTGCAACAGGAGTATCAGGCGTTCGACTGCGATGCAGAGCGCGGTGAGGCAGCTGACGCACCTGACGACCAGCCCATCATCGCCTGCGAGACCGATGGCACGGTGAAGTACATTCTGGGGCCCGTTGAGGTAGAGGGTGCCAACATCAGCGATGCATCTGCCGGCATGGGACAGACGCAGACGGGTGCGACCACGGGGCAGTGGGTCGTCAACCTCGAGTTTGATGGCACAGGGACGAAGGCATTCGCCAACGTCACCTCGCGGCTTACGGGCGCTGAGTCACCGAAGAACCAGTTTGCCATCGTGCTCGACGGCGAAGTCATCTCGGCGCCACGTTCTCAAGCTGTCATCTCTGATGGAAAAGCGCAGATCAGCGGAAACTTCACAGAAGACACGTCAAAGGCTTTGGCTGACCAGCTCAAATACGGCGCGCTTCCCATCAACTTTACGGAGCTCAGCTCCAACCAGATCTCTGCGACACTCGGGTCGGCTCAGTTGGAGATCGGTATGATTACCGGTCTCATCGGACTTCTGCTCGTCGTCATTTACACGCTATTCCAATATCGACTTCTCGGGTTCGTGACGATTCTCTCGCTCGTCATTGCTGCTGCACTGACCTACTTGGTAATCGCCATTCTCGGATGGCGCGAGGGATACCGCCTGTCTCTGGCGGGTATCGCCGGTTTGATCGTCGCCATCGGTTTCACCGTCGACTCCTTCATCGTCTACTTCGAGCGAATACGCGATGAGCTTCGAGACGGTCGAGGCTTGGAGTCTGCCGTTGAAGCCGGGTGGAAACGTGCAGCGCGCACGATCTATTCGGCAAAGGGCATCAACCTTCTTGCTGCCGTCGTGCTGTATGTTCTCGCCGTGGGGAACGTGCGTGGGTTCGCATTCACACTCGGTGTAACGACACTCATTGACGTGCTCGTCGTTGTGATCTTCACTCACCCCATGCTCCAGCTGCTTGCGCAGACACGGTTCTTCTCCAGCGGTCATCCGCTTTCAGGACTCGACCCTGAAGCCCTTGGTGCTGTCTATCGAGGCCGTGCGCAGTTCCGCTCACCTGTCTCGGCGAAGCGCTCGAAGATTGCTTCCTCGAGCAAGGAAGCGCAGAAGCGCCAGACAATCGCTGAACGGAAGAAGGCGGAATTGACCTCGACCGGTTCAGCGAAGAATGACGAGAAGGATTCCTGA
- the yajC gene encoding preprotein translocase subunit YajC: MDPLTIAMLAILAVLIFFMFRNSQKRKRDQQELQSKVAPGAEVMTNFGLFGTILSIDEDDNKVELQTGADVVLTVHRQTITRVIDNTDDAESEDVPMDDAEDEIETDDTDNTAPNGDNKSDNA; encoded by the coding sequence ATGGACCCGTTAACAATTGCCATGTTGGCAATCCTTGCCGTTTTGATCTTCTTCATGTTCCGAAACAGCCAGAAGCGTAAGCGCGATCAGCAGGAGTTGCAGTCCAAGGTCGCTCCGGGTGCCGAGGTGATGACGAACTTCGGACTGTTCGGAACCATCCTGTCCATCGATGAAGATGACAACAAAGTAGAGCTGCAGACTGGTGCTGACGTCGTTTTGACCGTTCACCGACAGACCATCACGCGAGTCATCGACAATACAGACGACGCTGAGTCTGAGGATGTGCCCATGGACGACGCAGAAGATGAGATCGAGACTGACGACACCGATAACACTGCACCCAACGGCGACAACAAGTCTGACAACGCTTAG
- the ruvB gene encoding Holliday junction branch migration DNA helicase RuvB: MSDQELTSSEVLSEAELAFEGALRPASLAEFVGQPKVRGQLELLLKAAGLQNRTPDHILLAGPPGLGKTTLAMIVAHESGRPLRTSSGPAIQHAGDLAAVLSSLVPGEVLFIDEIHRMARSAEEMLYLAMEDFRIDIMVGKGAGATSVPLDLAPFTLVGATTRSGLLPNPLRDRFGFTAHLEFYDDDDLAKVIERAAPMLDFQLDKEGIAEISGRCRGTPRIANRLLRRVRDYALVHKTSGDVDAVRAALRLYDVDALGLDRLDRAVMSTILTRFGGGPVGLSTLAVSVGEEGETIESVVEPFLVRIGLITRTPRGRMATELAYKHFGIATAQESLPLDTL; encoded by the coding sequence GTGAGTGATCAGGAGTTGACGTCGTCAGAGGTGCTCTCCGAGGCTGAACTCGCCTTCGAAGGAGCACTTCGACCCGCTAGTCTGGCTGAATTCGTCGGGCAGCCCAAGGTGCGCGGGCAACTCGAGCTTCTTCTCAAAGCTGCTGGTTTGCAAAACCGCACGCCGGATCACATACTGCTTGCCGGCCCGCCGGGACTGGGCAAGACAACACTAGCCATGATCGTCGCTCACGAGTCCGGTCGTCCACTTCGAACGTCCAGCGGTCCGGCGATTCAGCATGCAGGAGATCTCGCTGCCGTTCTTTCCAGTCTTGTTCCCGGTGAAGTTCTCTTCATCGATGAAATTCACCGCATGGCCCGCTCCGCAGAGGAAATGCTCTACCTCGCGATGGAAGATTTCAGAATCGACATCATGGTCGGCAAAGGCGCTGGTGCCACGTCCGTTCCTCTCGATCTGGCACCGTTCACTCTCGTAGGGGCAACGACTCGCTCAGGACTTCTCCCTAACCCTCTCCGCGATCGATTCGGGTTCACTGCCCATCTCGAGTTCTACGATGATGACGATCTCGCGAAAGTAATCGAGCGTGCGGCGCCGATGCTTGACTTCCAACTCGACAAGGAAGGAATTGCCGAGATCTCCGGCCGTTGCCGAGGCACCCCCCGAATCGCGAATAGACTTCTTCGTCGCGTGCGAGACTACGCGCTCGTTCACAAGACTTCAGGCGACGTTGACGCCGTCCGAGCGGCGCTGCGTCTCTACGATGTTGATGCGCTCGGCCTCGACCGTCTTGACCGCGCGGTTATGAGCACCATCCTCACCCGGTTTGGCGGCGGCCCGGTCGGCCTGAGTACGCTCGCCGTTTCCGTCGGCGAGGAGGGTGAGACCATCGAGAGCGTCGTCGAGCCGTTCCTTGTGAGAATCGGCCTGATCACGCGCACACCACGCGGGCGTATGGCCACGGAACTCGCATACAAGCACTTCGGCATAGCCACTGCTCAGGAGTCACTACCGCTCGATACCCTATAA